A single Methanospirillum lacunae DNA region contains:
- a CDS encoding DMT family transporter — MNQKSADIILIFIVLIWGSTYLAMKWGMESFGIFTLIALRFSIAFGIGIFILLKCRSSIYLHTLASSALLGFGYFCGFTLLLYGMKTTTTTSAGFLMATTVVFVPLLQILFFRRIPNTFILLAVCLCLSGVGLMTLKNGLALDFGAILCLFCSICYAIVIITTKWVLNSGENALTIGVLQLGFTSLFSLGAMLIFEMPFPQAPLESWGIILYLAIFCTLIGFVLQTIAQEFTSPEHTGLIYTLESVFASLFGYVFLQEVLPVQGYIGVILVFSGVIIAVKYGKTIEKTGGE; from the coding sequence ATGAATCAAAAATCTGCAGATATCATCCTTATCTTCATTGTCCTGATATGGGGTTCAACATATCTTGCGATGAAATGGGGAATGGAAAGTTTCGGAATCTTCACCCTGATAGCACTTCGTTTTAGTATCGCATTTGGTATCGGAATTTTCATTCTCTTGAAATGTCGCTCTTCGATATATCTGCATACACTGGCATCCAGTGCTCTTTTAGGATTTGGATACTTCTGTGGATTTACACTTCTCCTTTATGGTATGAAAACCACCACTACGACATCAGCCGGATTTCTTATGGCAACAACGGTTGTATTCGTTCCACTTCTTCAGATTCTATTCTTCCGGAGAATTCCAAATACCTTTATTCTTTTAGCGGTGTGTCTCTGTTTATCCGGAGTAGGCCTCATGACACTCAAAAATGGTCTGGCACTGGATTTTGGTGCGATACTCTGTCTCTTCTGTTCAATCTGCTATGCAATAGTAATTATAACTACCAAATGGGTCCTGAACAGCGGAGAAAACGCTCTCACCATCGGTGTGCTCCAGCTTGGGTTTACCAGTCTCTTCTCACTCGGAGCAATGCTTATCTTTGAAATGCCATTCCCGCAGGCACCTCTGGAAAGCTGGGGAATTATTCTTTATCTTGCAATATTTTGTACGTTGATTGGTTTTGTTCTTCAGACCATAGCCCAGGAATTCACCTCTCCGGAACACACCGGTTTGATTTACACTCTTGAATCGGTTTTTGCATCCCTGTTTGGATATGTTTTTCTCCAGGAAGTACTGCCGGTCCAGGGATATATCGGAGTAATCCTGGTATTTTCCGGTGTAATAATCGCAGTGAAATATGGAAAAACAATAGAGAAAACCGGTGGAGAGTAA
- a CDS encoding type II toxin-antitoxin system HicB family antitoxin, which produces MIIEYINTALAQAHYELIDDEEPYYGEIPDLPGVFATGKTLEECRKNLMEVVDGWLIIRLRRGMSIPSIQGISIEEIQPIDTHVRA; this is translated from the coding sequence ATGATTATTGAATATATTAATACTGCTCTCGCACAAGCACATTATGAATTGATTGATGACGAAGAGCCTTATTACGGTGAAATCCCGGATCTACCCGGTGTGTTTGCTACCGGAAAAACTCTCGAAGAATGTAGAAAAAATCTCATGGAGGTCGTTGATGGATGGCTTATCATCCGTCTTCGAAGAGGAATGTCTATCCCCTCGATACAAGGAATAAGTATAGAAGAAATTCAACCTATAGATACTCATGTCAGGGCATAA
- a CDS encoding type II toxin-antitoxin system HicA family toxin, producing MSGHKLGPVTWDELVKTLSRLGFDGPHQGGKHPYMIKNGLVLTLPNPHRKEISVDLLKRILKQADISRIEWECIE from the coding sequence ATGTCAGGGCATAAATTAGGTCCTGTAACATGGGATGAACTCGTTAAAACACTTTCTCGTTTAGGATTCGATGGTCCGCATCAGGGTGGAAAACACCCTTATATGATAAAAAACGGTCTTGTTTTGACATTACCGAATCCTCATCGAAAAGAGATCAGTGTAGATCTTTTAAAACGTATACTCAAACAGGCTGATATTTCTCGAATTGAATGGGAATGTATAGAATAG
- the bioB gene encoding biotin synthase BioB, whose translation MFNHILSAGQKVLNGGLITRNEALDIAQATGADIYILAALASKIREQYTGNQIDLCSIINGKSGNCSQDCKFCSQSIFHTCAIDTYPLLDDEKIIEYAHSVEKAGAHRFAIVTSGRGITEHDNDFISIIRIIRRLKAETNLRLCVSLGELTEESAFMLKEAGVSRYHHNLETSEEFFPHIVTTHTYQDRIKTIQCARSGGLEICSGGIIGLGESMEQRINLAFALRDLNVDSVPVNMLHAVPGTPLEHEPPLSPLEIIKTIALFRFILPTTSIRSAGGREKLLRDMQSVGLMAGLNGMMVGNYLTTNGRSISEDICLLNDMGYSL comes from the coding sequence ATGTTTAATCATATTCTTTCGGCAGGGCAGAAAGTTCTGAATGGAGGTCTCATTACCCGGAACGAAGCCCTGGATATTGCACAAGCCACCGGGGCAGATATCTATATTCTTGCAGCACTTGCATCCAAAATTCGCGAACAATATACAGGGAACCAAATTGATCTCTGCTCAATTATTAATGGTAAATCCGGGAATTGTTCTCAGGATTGTAAGTTCTGCTCACAATCAATATTCCATACATGTGCTATTGATACGTACCCACTGCTGGATGACGAAAAAATTATTGAATATGCCCATAGTGTTGAAAAAGCCGGGGCACACCGGTTTGCAATAGTTACCAGTGGAAGAGGTATTACTGAACATGATAACGATTTCATCTCAATAATCAGGATAATCCGTCGTCTTAAAGCAGAAACCAATCTCCGGTTATGTGTATCACTGGGAGAATTAACAGAGGAATCTGCGTTTATGCTCAAGGAAGCCGGCGTTTCGCGGTATCATCATAATCTTGAAACATCTGAAGAATTTTTCCCTCACATTGTCACAACTCATACATACCAGGATCGGATTAAGACTATCCAATGTGCCAGATCAGGAGGGCTTGAAATCTGTTCAGGAGGTATTATTGGACTTGGAGAAAGTATGGAACAGAGGATAAATTTGGCATTTGCACTTCGTGATCTCAATGTCGACTCAGTTCCTGTCAATATGTTGCATGCAGTACCGGGAACCCCGCTCGAACATGAACCCCCTCTATCACCCTTGGAGATAATTAAAACAATTGCTCTCTTTCGGTTTATTCTCCCGACAACCAGTATCAGATCTGCCGGTGGTCGTGAGAAATTACTTCGGGATATGCAATCTGTTGGTTTGATGGCTGGCCTGAATGGCATGATGGTTGGTAACTATCTCACCACGAATGGCCGGAGTATTTCAGAAGACATCTGTCTGCTTAATGATATGGGATACTCCTTGTAA
- a CDS encoding 6-carboxyhexanoate--CoA ligase: MTGYFSIKMRASRILNPDEPDMQPIQEHVSGAERIILKEEIDEISTALIHRAQNHDNGVPDFINLKIQGINPETITYVPSLPVYLVQVSDHIEAQKVCKTLLEIAGISPHSIDHACEFLENGDTHGRGLAGALVMDSSSAAIRNPDDKGIRATTMDFTPSAHHKIQEILTLYELSHTRLKEALVLATKVAYAPCARAELCYSDNPDYHIGYISITGKGYFRIPYLKSLSAKGGRVFFVDTVDFSWESYSRYIRSTPVLIDRISPFNRNFSLDQIV, translated from the coding sequence ATGACCGGGTATTTCAGCATAAAAATGCGGGCATCCCGGATTTTGAATCCGGATGAGCCTGATATGCAACCAATACAGGAGCATGTATCCGGAGCAGAACGGATCATTCTGAAAGAAGAGATAGATGAGATTAGTACAGCACTCATTCATCGTGCCCAGAACCATGATAACGGAGTACCTGATTTTATCAATCTGAAAATTCAGGGTATCAATCCTGAAACGATTACATATGTTCCATCGTTGCCGGTATACCTGGTTCAGGTTTCTGATCATATTGAAGCTCAAAAGGTCTGTAAAACGTTACTTGAGATAGCAGGGATATCTCCTCATTCTATTGATCATGCTTGTGAATTTTTAGAGAATGGGGATACACATGGAAGAGGTTTAGCCGGTGCCCTGGTTATGGATTCCTCTTCAGCTGCAATAAGAAATCCTGATGATAAAGGCATCAGGGCAACGACCATGGATTTTACTCCTTCTGCCCATCACAAAATACAAGAAATTTTAACTTTGTATGAACTTTCTCACACCCGCCTGAAGGAAGCCCTGGTTCTGGCCACCAAAGTTGCTTATGCACCCTGCGCCAGGGCAGAATTATGTTATTCTGATAATCCTGACTACCATATCGGTTATATCTCTATTACCGGAAAGGGATATTTTAGAATTCCTTATTTAAAAAGTTTATCTGCAAAAGGAGGAAGAGTCTTTTTTGTTGATACTGTTGATTTTTCATGGGAATCTTATTCCCGGTATATCAGGAGTACTCCGGTCCTTATCGATCGAATATCACCATTTAACAGGAATTTCTCATTAGATCAAATTGTATGA
- the bioA gene encoding adenosylmethionine--8-amino-7-oxononanoate transaminase, whose amino-acid sequence MKNQTIETIDKQYVWHPFTQMKEWQEESQLVITGGEGVRLCDENGNWYYDGNSSMWVNLHGHRKKELDDAIIHQLTSIAHSTFLGLSSPPAALLAKELISIVPEGLSRVFYSDSGSEAVEIALKMAFQYWQQREKPVPTKTMFLHLVNSYHGDTIGSVSVGGIDLFHSTYHPLLFPTISVPCPYCYRCPFECEPNSCKMECLESLTNVIKKEHERIAAFIIEPLAMGAAGMITFPDRYLTKVRELCNTYNILLIADEVATGFGRTGKMFACDHEEISPDIMTVAKGLTGGYLPLAATITTEEIFNAFLGDASESKTFFHGHSYTGNQLACAVARANLELFQKDQIIPALCEKVTLIESELKWFYTLSHVGDIRQIGMMVGIELVKNPDSRQPYLPEDGVIKSVILEAQQRGMITRPLGNVIVFLPPLSSTLKELHEMLNILFESITSVTRD is encoded by the coding sequence ATGAAAAATCAAACCATCGAAACTATCGACAAACAGTATGTCTGGCATCCATTTACACAGATGAAGGAATGGCAGGAAGAGAGTCAACTTGTCATAACCGGAGGAGAAGGGGTCAGGCTCTGTGATGAGAATGGGAACTGGTATTATGATGGCAACTCATCAATGTGGGTAAACCTGCATGGACATAGAAAAAAGGAACTGGATGATGCAATCATTCATCAACTGACATCTATTGCACACTCGACATTTCTTGGCCTGTCCAGCCCTCCGGCGGCTCTTCTGGCAAAAGAACTCATTTCAATTGTTCCAGAAGGGTTATCACGGGTTTTTTATAGTGATAGTGGATCAGAAGCCGTTGAGATAGCCTTGAAAATGGCATTTCAATATTGGCAGCAGCGGGAAAAACCTGTTCCGACTAAAACTATGTTTCTTCATCTGGTAAATTCGTATCATGGAGATACGATTGGTTCTGTATCAGTAGGAGGAATTGATCTTTTTCATTCTACATATCATCCACTGCTCTTTCCTACCATCAGTGTTCCCTGTCCATACTGCTATAGATGTCCGTTTGAATGTGAACCAAATTCCTGCAAAATGGAGTGCCTCGAATCCCTCACCAATGTAATTAAAAAGGAACATGAACGGATTGCTGCATTTATTATCGAACCACTGGCCATGGGTGCAGCTGGGATGATCACCTTTCCTGACCGATACCTCACCAAAGTCAGAGAATTGTGCAATACCTACAATATCCTCCTCATCGCCGACGAAGTGGCTACCGGGTTTGGGAGAACCGGGAAGATGTTTGCATGTGATCATGAAGAGATCAGTCCTGATATCATGACTGTTGCAAAAGGATTGACCGGAGGATATCTGCCTCTTGCCGCAACCATTACGACGGAAGAGATTTTTAATGCATTTCTTGGTGATGCAAGCGAATCCAAAACGTTCTTCCATGGTCACAGTTATACCGGGAACCAGCTTGCCTGTGCTGTTGCCCGTGCAAATCTGGAATTATTTCAAAAAGACCAGATAATTCCGGCATTGTGTGAGAAAGTTACGCTAATTGAATCTGAATTAAAATGGTTTTATACATTATCCCATGTTGGTGATATCAGGCAGATTGGCATGATGGTTGGAATTGAACTGGTCAAAAACCCTGATTCCAGGCAGCCGTATCTCCCTGAAGATGGAGTTATCAAGTCTGTAATTCTAGAGGCGCAACAACGTGGTATGATAACCCGCCCTCTTGGAAATGTCATTGTTTTTCTTCCACCGCTCTCCTCTACATTGAAAGAATTACACGAGATGCTCAATATTCTGTTTGAATCAATTACATCAGTTACACGTGATTGA
- the bioF gene encoding 8-amino-7-oxononanoate synthase, with the protein MIKDAKSRIDEIQRSGKYRQLRLVEQTSGPEMVMDGKKLLNFASNNYLGLSNHPVICQRASDSIATWGTGSGASRLITGNTSIHEELEKKIADFKKQESSVVFNCGYMANVGGITALTDKDCIIYSDSLNHASIIDGARLSKAKIVVYDHCDLRDLEAKIRAHGKTGGLIVSDGVFSMDGDIAPVPELAEISSQYECALMIDDAHGTGVLGKAGRGVCEYFNLDDGVDLHMGTLSKALGSEGGFIAGSDLLAEILRNVARPFIFSTALTPSSIAASSAAIDILLEENWRIRKLSDNSRYLREGIQSMGLDVPDGITPIIPVIIGKNDDTVLFSSILEQEGIFSPAIRPPTVPEGSGRIRLTVMATHTRDHLDQAISSFETAGRKTGLI; encoded by the coding sequence ATGATTAAGGACGCTAAATCCAGGATAGATGAAATACAAAGATCAGGGAAATATCGTCAGCTCCGGTTGGTAGAACAGACATCAGGACCTGAAATGGTCATGGACGGAAAGAAGTTACTAAATTTTGCATCCAATAATTATCTTGGACTCAGTAATCATCCGGTCATCTGTCAACGGGCATCAGATAGTATCGCCACCTGGGGGACAGGTTCTGGTGCATCCCGGTTAATTACCGGGAATACATCCATTCATGAAGAACTGGAAAAAAAGATAGCAGATTTTAAAAAACAGGAATCTTCTGTAGTCTTCAATTGTGGATACATGGCTAATGTGGGGGGAATTACTGCTCTCACAGATAAGGATTGTATCATCTATTCGGATTCACTCAATCATGCAAGCATTATAGATGGCGCCCGCCTTTCAAAGGCTAAGATAGTCGTTTATGATCATTGCGATCTTCGGGACCTTGAAGCAAAGATACGAGCTCATGGGAAAACAGGCGGACTTATTGTATCAGATGGAGTCTTCAGCATGGATGGGGATATTGCTCCTGTTCCCGAACTGGCAGAAATTTCCAGCCAATATGAATGTGCTTTGATGATAGATGATGCCCATGGTACCGGTGTACTGGGAAAGGCCGGAAGAGGAGTTTGTGAATATTTCAACCTCGATGATGGTGTAGATCTTCACATGGGCACATTATCTAAAGCTCTTGGGTCTGAAGGAGGTTTTATTGCAGGATCAGATCTCCTGGCTGAAATACTCAGGAATGTTGCACGCCCATTCATTTTTTCAACTGCACTCACTCCTTCTTCAATTGCTGCCTCTTCAGCAGCCATTGACATTTTACTGGAAGAAAACTGGAGAATTAGAAAATTATCAGATAACTCCCGGTATCTTCGTGAGGGAATACAATCCATGGGGCTGGATGTTCCAGATGGGATAACTCCGATAATTCCTGTTATTATTGGGAAAAACGATGACACGGTTTTATTCAGTTCAATTCTGGAACAGGAAGGAATATTTTCTCCAGCCATCAGACCACCCACTGTTCCTGAAGGTTCAGGAAGAATCCGGCTTACGGTTATGGCGACTCATACTCGTGATCATCTTGATCAGGCAATTTCATCCTTTGAGACAGCAGGAAGAAAAACAGGACTGATCTAA
- the bioD gene encoding dethiobiotin synthase encodes MNGFFITGTDTEIGKTAVTAALAQYLSARYRVGVFKPVQSGVTNLFESDASYLSRAIGYPGPCQDSFAYSFTKPLSPIQAAEFAHESISLDKILDMYERVRKRSEFVLVEGAGGLMVPVAENLLMADIAIKCNLPLLIIARPDLGTINHVLLTIHTARSLGIQVRGVIINGYRVHSSGPDIEKTVSLIQEFGDIEVLGVIPWIEAPDTMSLIDLISQWIQNSNQPIANLG; translated from the coding sequence ATGAATGGATTTTTCATAACCGGGACAGATACAGAGATCGGAAAAACTGCAGTCACAGCAGCTCTTGCACAATATCTATCGGCCCGATACCGGGTTGGAGTATTTAAGCCGGTTCAGTCAGGTGTAACAAATCTTTTTGAAAGTGATGCATCCTATCTTTCCCGGGCTATAGGATATCCTGGACCGTGTCAAGATTCTTTTGCGTATTCATTCACAAAACCCCTCTCTCCCATTCAGGCGGCAGAGTTTGCTCACGAATCTATCTCTCTGGATAAGATTCTGGATATGTATGAGCGTGTTAGAAAAAGATCTGAATTCGTTCTGGTAGAGGGAGCCGGTGGATTAATGGTTCCGGTTGCAGAGAATCTCCTGATGGCAGACATTGCCATCAAATGCAATCTTCCGCTGCTGATTATTGCAAGACCGGATCTTGGAACTATCAATCATGTGCTGCTGACCATTCATACGGCCCGGTCATTAGGGATCCAGGTGAGAGGTGTGATAATTAACGGTTACCGGGTTCACTCTTCCGGTCCTGATATTGAAAAAACTGTGTCACTGATCCAGGAGTTTGGAGATATTGAGGTGCTCGGAGTGATTCCATGGATCGAAGCTCCCGATACCATGTCATTGATTGATCTGATCTCACAGTGGATACAGAACTCAAATCAACCAATCGCAAATCTGGGATGA
- a CDS encoding GNAT family N-acetyltransferase has protein sequence MNIVKVKDTDKTKYMELLLIADEQISMIEKYLYRGDMFALYDDDVRAICVVTQEQPGIYELKNIVTVPQYQRRGYGQTLIQFIVNYYKNSDNELFVGTGDTPTILRFYERCGFVKSHVEKNFFIDNYDHPMYEDGHQLIDMVYLKRHL, from the coding sequence ATGAACATTGTAAAGGTAAAAGATACCGATAAAACAAAGTATATGGAATTGCTGCTTATTGCAGATGAGCAGATAAGTATGATTGAAAAGTACTTGTATCGCGGTGATATGTTCGCTTTGTATGATGATGATGTCAGGGCAATTTGCGTTGTTACTCAAGAACAGCCAGGAATATACGAACTCAAGAATATTGTCACTGTTCCACAATATCAACGCAGAGGATATGGACAAACGCTGATTCAGTTTATTGTTAATTATTACAAAAACTCAGATAATGAGTTATTTGTTGGAACAGGTGATACTCCTACAATACTTCGTTTTTACGAACGATGTGGATTTGTAAAATCACATGTTGAAAAAAATTTTTTTATCGATAATTACGATCATCCTATGTATGAAGACGGGCATCAGTTAATTGATATGGTTTACCTGAAAAGACATTTATAA
- a CDS encoding MFS transporter, giving the protein MFSITSNHLHQKLLLAVIAIGMFLDGLDGSIVTIILPQISESFGTDTGTVSWVIITYLLMMAGLILIIGKTAERGHIKRIFLLGLCVFAFGSASCGFSINLELLLVSRIIQGIGAAMIAATATLLCVTYLPKDMLGMAFGTISMSVSIGVAAGPAIGGFIAQYLSWHWAFLINVPISIGIVILAVYVIPPDIKRDNQSFDILGAALLFGIMASGVYVLERVPHLGILDPQIIIWTAICIINLILFILREQTCQIPLIHLRIFKTRAFTATFIAFLLFGCVYMGVLYLLPFFLQAGMKYDPVISGLYLLIPPVLTAVIGIPMGTWSDRIGRRPFAIAGSLFIIIVTGILMVIQPGAGIIPLLAVLLCMGFFWGCAGGPVASRMVEMLRKEKKEQDHH; this is encoded by the coding sequence ATGTTTTCAATCACCTCCAATCATCTCCACCAGAAACTTCTTCTTGCTGTTATTGCCATTGGAATGTTTCTAGACGGGCTTGATGGATCCATCGTGACCATCATACTTCCTCAGATATCAGAATCATTCGGCACTGATACCGGAACGGTATCCTGGGTCATCATCACGTACCTTCTGATGATGGCAGGACTCATCCTCATTATAGGAAAAACTGCCGAGCGGGGACATATCAAGAGAATATTTCTTTTGGGACTGTGTGTTTTTGCCTTCGGGTCCGCTTCCTGTGGATTTTCTATAAACCTAGAATTACTTCTCGTATCCAGAATCATCCAGGGAATCGGGGCAGCCATGATAGCAGCAACCGCAACGCTCCTCTGTGTTACATATCTTCCAAAAGATATGCTTGGAATGGCTTTTGGAACAATATCCATGTCTGTATCTATTGGTGTAGCTGCCGGACCTGCAATTGGCGGATTTATTGCCCAGTATCTCTCTTGGCACTGGGCATTTCTGATCAATGTCCCGATTAGCATCGGTATTGTAATACTGGCAGTATATGTAATTCCACCTGATATCAAACGTGATAATCAGTCTTTTGATATCCTCGGTGCAGCCCTTCTTTTTGGTATCATGGCATCCGGGGTGTATGTTCTTGAGCGTGTACCCCATCTGGGTATATTAGATCCACAAATCATTATCTGGACGGCAATTTGTATAATCAATTTAATTTTATTTATTCTTCGTGAACAAACATGCCAGATTCCATTGATACATCTTCGGATATTTAAAACCAGGGCGTTCACAGCAACTTTCATTGCATTTCTTTTATTTGGATGTGTGTACATGGGCGTTCTCTATCTTCTCCCTTTTTTTCTACAGGCTGGGATGAAGTATGATCCTGTAATATCAGGGCTTTATCTGCTTATTCCCCCGGTCCTGACAGCAGTCATCGGGATTCCGATGGGAACATGGTCAGATCGTATTGGTCGAAGACCTTTTGCCATTGCAGGATCTCTTTTCATTATTATAGTGACAGGAATTCTTATGGTGATACAACCGGGAGCAGGGATTATTCCTCTTCTTGCAGTTTTATTATGCATGGGTTTTTTTTGGGGCTGTGCAGGAGGACCGGTTGCCAGCAGGATGGTTGAGATGCTCCGCAAGGAGAAGAAGGAACAGGATCATCACTGA
- a CDS encoding VOC family protein: MKTMNPVVHFEMPYEEKERLVQFYTQVFGWDMNYLGKEMGEYVVASTTETDENHMPIKSGAIGGGFYPNSPDMPKSPSVVIAVEDINAAIKRVTNAGGKILGQTVEIPSIGQYVAIIDSEGNRVGMLQPFEM; encoded by the coding sequence ATGAAAACAATGAACCCGGTAGTGCATTTTGAGATGCCATACGAAGAAAAAGAACGACTGGTTCAATTTTATACGCAGGTTTTTGGATGGGATATGAATTATCTCGGGAAGGAGATGGGAGAGTATGTTGTCGCCTCAACTACTGAAACAGATGAAAACCATATGCCCATAAAATCAGGAGCAATTGGAGGAGGATTTTATCCAAATAGCCCGGATATGCCAAAAAGTCCATCAGTGGTGATAGCAGTAGAAGATATTAATGCTGCAATTAAGCGGGTTACTAACGCTGGCGGAAAGATACTTGGACAAACGGTAGAAATCCCGAGTATCGGTCAATATGTTGCAATTATTGATTCAGAAGGTAACCGGGTAGGTATGTTGCAACCATTTGAGATGTAA
- a CDS encoding ferredoxin translates to MNIKIDRKDCTSCGTCWETCPKVFEQNPDDSLSQIIEMFRINGNIAEGAPTPELEDCSLNASDACPVQIIEILD, encoded by the coding sequence ATGAACATAAAAATTGACAGGAAAGATTGTACCAGTTGCGGAACCTGCTGGGAAACATGCCCAAAAGTGTTTGAACAAAACCCGGATGACTCATTGAGTCAGATTATTGAGATGTTCAGGATTAATGGAAACATTGCTGAAGGAGCACCTACACCTGAACTTGAAGATTGTTCACTCAATGCATCTGATGCCTGTCCAGTCCAGATTATTGAGATTTTAGATTAA
- a CDS encoding molybdopterin-dependent oxidoreductase, translated as MTLNSGPSLSDNGNNVLSSVEVHEYEGTPLGNLDDFRENSIKGPRTVDPQTYHLLVTGLIENPLNLSYNEVLTSFPSYRKVVTIHCVEGWDVTILWDGILVKDILNLARLKQEANTVVFHADDGYTTSFPLSYLIDNQILMAYQMNNVTLPRERGFPFQLVAEDKWGYKWVKWITGIEVTNDPTYRGYWESRGYAQGGDLNRSFYG; from the coding sequence ATGACACTCAATAGTGGTCCTTCTCTTTCTGACAATGGGAACAATGTTCTTTCTTCTGTTGAAGTTCATGAATATGAGGGAACTCCTCTCGGAAATTTGGATGATTTTCGTGAAAATTCGATAAAAGGACCTAGAACAGTCGATCCGCAGACATACCATCTGTTGGTTACCGGGCTTATAGAAAACCCGCTGAATCTTTCATATAATGAGGTTCTTACATCATTCCCCTCATACCGTAAGGTTGTAACGATCCATTGTGTTGAAGGATGGGACGTAACGATCCTCTGGGATGGGATTCTGGTGAAAGATATTCTTAATCTGGCACGGTTGAAACAGGAAGCAAATACTGTTGTTTTCCACGCTGATGATGGATATACTACCTCATTCCCTTTGTCATACCTTATAGATAATCAAATATTAATGGCCTATCAGATGAACAATGTAACTCTGCCCAGAGAACGTGGTTTCCCATTCCAATTGGTTGCTGAGGATAAATGGGGATACAAATGGGTAAAATGGATAACCGGTATTGAAGTAACCAATGATCCGACATACCGGGGATATTGGGAAAGCAGGGGATATGCACAAGGTGGGGATCTCAATCGTTCATTTTATGGATGA
- a CDS encoding alkene reductase, translating into MNLFSQYIFNDLELNNRMVMAPMTRCRAVAGNIPNPLSVMYYEQRASAGLIISEGSQVDPMGIGFYRTPGIHSKDQIKGWKIVTDGVHKAGGKIFLQLWHVGRMSHPDFLNGALPVAPSALPIDEEIHTPLGKKKILVPRALESEEISGVVKQFWAGARNAKAAGFDGVEIHGANGYLLDQFLRDSSNTRTDMYGGSLENRARLPLEITKAVISEWDANRVGYRISPHFFQHGMADSNPQNTYSYLAQELDRLGIGYIHLIEPVGGRFGATPKNAQLASTIRTKFSGTLILNGGYDKKTGDNAINECQGDLISFGTSFLANPDLPERFLRNAPLNSPDISTWYAGEDKGYIDYPTLNREL; encoded by the coding sequence ATGAATCTTTTTTCTCAATATATTTTCAATGATTTAGAACTAAATAACCGGATGGTGATGGCACCGATGACTCGTTGTCGTGCTGTAGCCGGAAATATTCCAAACCCGTTGTCTGTCATGTATTATGAACAGAGAGCATCAGCCGGTCTGATTATCTCCGAAGGTTCCCAAGTTGATCCTATGGGAATCGGGTTTTACCGGACTCCCGGTATACACTCAAAGGATCAGATAAAAGGCTGGAAAATAGTGACAGACGGGGTCCATAAAGCAGGAGGGAAGATCTTTCTCCAACTCTGGCATGTAGGCAGGATGTCACATCCTGACTTTCTTAATGGTGCTCTTCCAGTTGCACCATCTGCTCTGCCGATTGATGAAGAAATTCACACTCCTCTTGGGAAGAAGAAAATTCTCGTTCCAAGGGCTCTTGAATCAGAAGAGATATCCGGGGTTGTTAAACAATTTTGGGCCGGAGCTCGCAATGCAAAAGCAGCTGGATTTGATGGAGTTGAGATCCATGGTGCAAACGGGTATTTACTGGATCAGTTTCTTCGTGACAGTTCAAATACCCGCACCGATATGTATGGAGGAAGTTTAGAGAACAGGGCACGTTTGCCCCTTGAAATTACAAAAGCAGTCATTTCAGAATGGGATGCTAACCGTGTAGGGTACCGGATATCGCCACATTTTTTCCAGCATGGTATGGCAGATTCCAACCCGCAGAATACCTATTCATATCTGGCACAGGAATTGGATAGATTAGGAATTGGGTATATTCATCTCATTGAACCGGTAGGAGGCAGGTTTGGGGCTACTCCTAAAAATGCACAGCTGGCCTCTACCATACGAACCAAATTTAGTGGAACCCTTATCCTTAACGGCGGGTATGATAAAAAAACTGGAGATAATGCTATTAATGAATGCCAGGGAGATTTAATTTCATTTGGCACATCTTTTCTTGCAAACCCGGATCTCCCGGAACGCTTCCTCAGAAATGCCCCGCTGAATTCTCCGGATATCTCGACATGGTATGCAGGTGAAGATAAAGGTTATATCGATTATCCAACCTTGAATCGTGAATTATGA